In a single window of the Streptomyces sp. HUAS ZL42 genome:
- a CDS encoding TerD family protein — MTVNMTKGQAISLQKNDGGSLTAVRMGLGWQAAPRRGLFGSRTREIDLDASAVLFADKQPVDVVFFRHLVSDDGSVRHTGDNLVGGVGQGGDDEAILVDLARIPVHIDQIVFTVNSFTGQTFQEVQNAFCRLVDETNGQELARYTLAGGGAYTAQIMAKVHRTGTGWTMTALGTPANGRTFQDLMPSILPHL, encoded by the coding sequence GTGACCGTCAACATGACCAAGGGTCAGGCCATCAGTCTGCAGAAGAACGACGGGGGCAGCCTGACCGCGGTGCGCATGGGTCTCGGCTGGCAGGCGGCCCCACGGCGCGGCCTGTTCGGCTCGCGTACACGGGAGATCGACCTGGACGCCTCCGCCGTCCTGTTCGCCGACAAGCAGCCGGTCGACGTCGTCTTCTTCCGTCACCTGGTGAGTGACGACGGCTCCGTGCGCCACACCGGCGACAACCTCGTCGGCGGTGTCGGCCAGGGTGGCGACGACGAGGCGATCCTCGTCGACCTGGCCCGCATCCCGGTCCACATCGACCAGATCGTCTTCACCGTGAACTCCTTCACGGGCCAGACGTTCCAGGAGGTGCAGAACGCGTTCTGCCGCCTGGTCGACGAGACCAACGGCCAGGAGCTCGCCCGCTACACGCTCGCGGGCGGCGGCGCCTACACGGCCCAGATCATGGCGAAGGTGCACCGGACGGGCACGGGCTGGACGATGACAGCCCTCGGCACCCCGGCCAACGGCCGTACCTTCCAGGACCTGATGCCGTCGATCC